In Pseudoduganella albidiflava, a single window of DNA contains:
- a CDS encoding methyl-accepting chemotaxis protein yields MKLFRNLSLNARIGIAASGLLVASLALVAGVTGVRNSNSAEAAAMQLAHTSAAAAAATLAGRIETNFAATSTLAGTVGATLGAGRHMSRDQVDDAVQAVLRNAEDLMGSSVTMEPNALDGRDAEFAGQKPRFDASGRYMPYYTRKADGGIHVEPITFSSAPGANDWYDVPMKTGKRMLTEPVAYPVNGKDVLMASLMAPVLVGGQVKGVVSGDLLLTKLGEILAGMRTVEQGRLALVSNQGLYASHPDIARNGKKADDMPAAALAAVRAGQPYEYEVDGTVNLVQPLRLAGGVAPWAVRLAFPKSVATAPARELMMYTVIASALCAAIAAAVMLFTLRRLTRPLRELARTMTQLAGGNADLTRRLAVTGNDELAVIGNGFNAFVAKIEAVLARVRDSSASVATASAEISLGNSDLSARTEQQASALEETAASMEELTSTVRQNSDNAAQARELAANASGVAVRGGAVVAEVVETMAAINASSHKVVDIISVIDGIAFQTNILALNAAVEAARAGEQGRGFAVVASEVRNLAQRSASAAKEIKALIGESVAQVERGSALVQGAGATMDEVVTSVRGVAGIIAEIAAASVEQSGGIGQVTQAVGQMDGVTQQNAALVEEAAAAAESLQQQAATLVALVGEFRIGN; encoded by the coding sequence ATGAAGCTATTTCGCAACTTGTCCCTGAATGCCCGCATCGGCATCGCCGCCAGCGGCCTGCTGGTGGCCAGCCTGGCGCTGGTCGCCGGCGTCACCGGTGTCCGCAACAGCAACAGCGCGGAAGCAGCCGCCATGCAGCTCGCGCATACCTCCGCCGCCGCCGCCGCGGCCACGCTGGCGGGACGCATCGAGACCAATTTCGCCGCCACGTCGACGCTGGCCGGAACGGTCGGCGCCACGCTCGGCGCCGGCCGCCACATGTCGCGCGACCAGGTGGACGACGCCGTCCAGGCCGTGCTGCGCAATGCGGAAGACCTGATGGGGTCTTCCGTGACGATGGAACCGAATGCCCTCGATGGCAGGGATGCCGAATTCGCCGGGCAAAAACCCCGTTTCGACGCCTCCGGCCGCTATATGCCGTACTACACGCGCAAGGCCGATGGCGGCATCCATGTCGAACCGATCACCTTCAGCAGTGCCCCCGGGGCGAACGACTGGTATGACGTGCCGATGAAGACCGGCAAGCGCATGCTCACCGAACCGGTGGCCTATCCGGTCAACGGCAAGGATGTGCTGATGGCGTCGCTGATGGCGCCGGTGCTGGTCGGCGGGCAGGTCAAGGGTGTCGTCAGCGGCGACCTGTTGCTGACGAAGCTCGGTGAAATTCTGGCCGGCATGCGGACGGTGGAACAGGGCAGGCTGGCGCTGGTGTCGAACCAGGGCCTGTACGCCAGCCATCCGGACATCGCGCGCAACGGCAAGAAGGCCGACGACATGCCGGCGGCGGCGCTGGCGGCGGTGCGCGCCGGCCAGCCGTACGAATATGAAGTGGACGGCACCGTCAACCTGGTGCAGCCGCTGCGCCTGGCCGGCGGCGTGGCGCCGTGGGCCGTGCGCCTGGCGTTCCCGAAAAGCGTGGCCACCGCGCCGGCGCGCGAGCTGATGATGTACACGGTGATCGCCTCCGCGCTGTGCGCCGCCATCGCGGCCGCCGTGATGCTGTTTACGCTGCGCCGCCTGACCCGCCCGCTGCGCGAACTGGCCCGCACCATGACGCAGCTGGCCGGCGGCAACGCCGACCTGACCAGGCGCCTGGCCGTGACGGGCAACGACGAGCTGGCGGTGATCGGCAACGGCTTTAACGCGTTCGTGGCGAAGATCGAAGCAGTGCTGGCGCGCGTGCGCGACAGTTCGGCCAGCGTGGCCACGGCCAGCGCCGAGATCAGCCTCGGCAACTCCGACCTGTCGGCACGCACCGAACAGCAGGCCAGCGCGCTGGAGGAAACCGCGGCCTCGATGGAAGAACTGACCAGCACCGTGCGGCAGAATTCGGACAATGCCGCGCAGGCGCGCGAGCTGGCCGCCAACGCGTCCGGCGTGGCCGTGCGCGGTGGCGCCGTGGTGGCCGAAGTGGTCGAGACGATGGCGGCGATCAATGCCTCGTCGCACAAGGTGGTCGACATCATCTCCGTCATCGACGGCATCGCGTTCCAGACCAATATCCTGGCCCTGAACGCGGCCGTCGAGGCGGCCCGCGCGGGCGAGCAGGGCCGCGGCTTCGCCGTGGTGGCCAGCGAGGTGCGCAACCTGGCCCAGCGCAGCGCCAGCGCGGCCAAGGAAATCAAGGCGCTGATCGGCGAATCGGTCGCCCAGGTGGAACGCGGCAGCGCGCTCGTGCAAGGCGCCGGCGCCACGATGGACGAGGTGGTGACGAGCGTGCGCGGCGTGGCCGGCATCATCGCCGAAATCGCGGCCGCCAGCGTGGAGCAGAGCGGCGGCATCGGCCAGGTCACGCAGGCGGTCGGCCAGATGGATGGCGTGACGCAGCAGAACGCCGCCCTGGTCGAGGAAGCCGCCGCCGCGGCCGAAAGCCTGCAGCAGCAGGCCGCCACGCTGGTCGCGCTGGTTGGGGAGTTCCGCATCGGCAACTGA
- a CDS encoding TorF family putative porin: MNQRPTWSRALLPVLCLAACAGAAQASATDTDSGIETETGTGTSVQAAQWTATAGVVSQYVSRGIRQTWGKPAVQGGVDYVRADGWSAGTWASTVSGRFMEEGRVEWDLYGGYSGSAGAIGYSVMAYFYEYPGARMSATGDKFDYAELALGVTWRAAYAKYYRTVSPMFFGIPDSRGTVYLDVGANPALGEGWTLNLHAGDGRVAGAGNDIWNWSDAKVGVTRDLGGGWSASVALTRAWGRTDIYKTYTTGMPDAAGNIRHANVAKATAIVGVSRTF, from the coding sequence ATGAACCAACGTCCTACCTGGAGCCGTGCGCTCCTGCCCGTGCTTTGCCTCGCCGCGTGCGCAGGCGCCGCGCAGGCATCCGCCACCGATACCGACAGCGGCATCGAGACCGAGACCGGCACTGGAACCAGCGTGCAGGCGGCGCAATGGACCGCCACCGCCGGCGTCGTGTCGCAGTACGTCTCGCGCGGCATCCGCCAGACCTGGGGCAAGCCGGCCGTGCAGGGCGGCGTCGACTACGTGCGCGCGGATGGCTGGTCGGCCGGCACCTGGGCATCCACGGTGAGCGGCCGCTTCATGGAAGAAGGGCGCGTCGAGTGGGACCTGTATGGCGGCTACAGCGGCAGCGCGGGCGCCATCGGCTACAGCGTGATGGCCTATTTCTATGAATACCCGGGGGCCCGCATGAGCGCCACCGGCGACAAGTTCGACTATGCCGAGCTGGCGCTGGGCGTGACCTGGCGGGCCGCGTATGCCAAGTACTATCGCACCGTCAGCCCCATGTTCTTCGGGATTCCCGATTCCCGTGGCACCGTCTACCTCGACGTGGGCGCCAATCCGGCGCTGGGCGAAGGCTGGACGCTGAACCTGCACGCCGGCGATGGCCGCGTGGCCGGCGCCGGCAACGACATCTGGAACTGGAGCGACGCCAAGGTGGGTGTCACCAGGGACCTGGGCGGCGGCTGGAGCGCTTCCGTGGCGCTGACGCGCGCCTGGGGCCGGACCGATATCTACAAGACCTACACCACCGGCATGCCCGATGCGGCCGGCAACATCCGCCACGCGAACGTGGCCAAGGCAACCGCCATCGTCGGCGTGAGCCGCACCTTCTGA
- a CDS encoding glycoside hydrolase family 28 protein, with protein MSHHSSHRRHFALSLLAAPFLALPACATLGDARRFPITGFGAVADDRTVNTAAIQQAIDHAAGQGGGTVVVPAGVFVSGALFLKPGVHLHLEQGAVLKCSTDLSHFPARRTRIEGHFAPNFNPALINASGCDGLKITGKGTLDGAGRPIWDLFWKLRNAAPDPHNFANISVPRARLALIERSRNVTVEGVTFKDSQFWNLHLYRCQDVTVRGARFEVPDDYKQAPSTDGIDLDSCQRVTVDGCYFSVTDDCIAAKGSKGPHALQDQDSPPVEHIRVRNCEFRRGHGVMTLGSEATLVHDVLVENCKVGPGVSNVAVLKLRADTPQHYENIHFRGLTLDSSRGLIVAIRPWTQYFDLKGAPPPKSVVRNISLVDIKGRFGAFGKIAPNPGQTEIAGILLKDIDVQLDKASLGATGTAALQADKASLDATGTAGLQLENVRVNGQPVML; from the coding sequence ATGTCCCACCACTCCAGCCACCGCCGTCACTTCGCCCTGTCGCTGCTCGCCGCGCCGTTCCTCGCATTGCCGGCGTGCGCGACCCTTGGCGACGCCAGGCGCTTCCCGATCACCGGCTTCGGCGCCGTCGCCGACGATCGCACCGTCAACACCGCCGCGATCCAGCAAGCCATCGACCACGCCGCGGGGCAGGGTGGCGGCACGGTAGTGGTGCCGGCCGGCGTGTTCGTCAGCGGCGCGCTGTTCCTGAAGCCGGGCGTGCACCTGCACCTGGAGCAGGGCGCCGTGCTGAAATGCTCGACGGACCTGAGCCATTTCCCGGCGCGGCGCACGCGCATCGAAGGGCACTTCGCGCCGAACTTCAATCCGGCCCTGATCAATGCCAGCGGCTGCGATGGCCTGAAGATCACCGGCAAGGGCACGCTCGATGGCGCCGGCCGGCCCATCTGGGACCTGTTCTGGAAACTGCGCAACGCGGCGCCCGACCCGCACAACTTTGCCAACATCAGCGTGCCGCGCGCCCGCCTGGCCCTGATCGAACGTTCGCGCAACGTGACCGTCGAAGGCGTCACGTTCAAGGATTCGCAATTCTGGAACCTGCACCTGTACCGCTGCCAGGACGTGACGGTGCGGGGCGCGCGCTTCGAGGTGCCGGACGACTACAAGCAGGCGCCCAGCACCGATGGCATCGACCTGGACAGCTGTCAGCGAGTAACGGTCGACGGCTGCTATTTCTCGGTGACGGACGACTGCATCGCCGCCAAGGGCTCGAAGGGCCCGCACGCGCTGCAGGACCAGGACAGCCCGCCCGTCGAGCATATCCGCGTGCGCAACTGCGAATTCCGCCGCGGCCATGGCGTGATGACGCTGGGCAGCGAAGCCACGCTGGTGCACGACGTGCTGGTCGAGAACTGCAAGGTGGGCCCCGGCGTGTCCAACGTGGCTGTGCTGAAGCTGCGCGCCGACACGCCGCAGCATTACGAAAACATCCACTTCCGCGGCCTGACGCTCGATTCCAGCCGCGGCCTGATCGTCGCGATCCGGCCATGGACGCAGTACTTCGACCTGAAAGGCGCCCCGCCGCCGAAGTCGGTGGTGCGCAACATCAGCCTGGTGGACATCAAGGGGCGCTTCGGCGCCTTCGGCAAGATCGCGCCGAACCCGGGCCAGACCGAAATCGCCGGCATCCTGCTGAAGGATATCGACGTGCAGCTGGACAAGGCCTCGCTCGGCGCGACGGGTACCGCCGCCCTGCAAGCGGACAAAGCCTCGCTCGACGCGACGGGCACCGCCGGCCTCCAGCTGGAGAACGTGCGGGTCAACGGCCAGCCGGTCATGCTGTAG
- a CDS encoding alpha/beta hydrolase, protein MQAQICMEKNRRSIRPLTAGLLAGALALACAFAPPAMAQDDKMTPIAAPAQPNAIVLDTGALPGATVQESWHRQYGSVFARNVTVATLTPFLPPKGKATGAAVIVAPGGGFRTLSMNNEGWDVARALADKGVAAFVLKYRLNQTPADMPAFERAMAEMFSGAAKPRPQQDPAVELAPQIADARAAFALVRSRAAEWGVDRDRIGMAGFSAGAMLTLSTALYGQDAKPAFIANIYGPLSPVTPPAGAPPLFVALAADDPFFANAGYGLVDSWRAAKRPVEFHLYEQGGHGFGMYPKTTTSTGWFDGFTRWLGMHGYLQRKS, encoded by the coding sequence ACTGCTTGCCGGCGCTTTGGCGCTGGCGTGTGCCTTCGCGCCGCCCGCGATGGCGCAGGACGACAAGATGACGCCGATCGCGGCGCCGGCGCAGCCCAACGCGATCGTGCTGGACACCGGGGCGCTGCCCGGTGCGACGGTGCAGGAATCCTGGCACCGGCAGTACGGCAGCGTGTTCGCCCGCAACGTGACCGTGGCCACCCTGACACCGTTCCTGCCGCCCAAGGGCAAGGCGACCGGTGCGGCCGTGATCGTCGCGCCGGGCGGCGGCTTCCGCACGCTGTCGATGAACAACGAAGGCTGGGACGTGGCGCGCGCGCTGGCCGACAAGGGCGTGGCGGCGTTCGTGCTGAAGTACCGCCTGAACCAGACCCCGGCCGACATGCCCGCCTTCGAGCGCGCCATGGCCGAGATGTTCTCGGGCGCCGCCAAGCCGCGGCCGCAGCAGGATCCCGCCGTCGAACTGGCGCCGCAGATCGCCGATGCACGCGCCGCGTTCGCGCTGGTGCGCTCGCGTGCGGCGGAGTGGGGCGTGGACCGCGACCGCATCGGCATGGCCGGCTTCTCGGCCGGTGCCATGCTGACGCTGTCCACCGCGCTGTACGGGCAGGATGCCAAGCCGGCCTTCATCGCCAACATCTATGGCCCGCTGTCGCCGGTGACGCCGCCGGCCGGCGCGCCGCCGCTGTTCGTGGCGCTGGCCGCGGACGATCCGTTCTTCGCCAACGCCGGCTATGGCCTGGTCGACAGCTGGCGCGCGGCCAAGCGCCCGGTGGAATTCCACCTGTACGAGCAGGGCGGGCACGGCTTCGGCATGTATCCGAAGACGACCACCAGCACCGGATGGTTCGACGGCTTCACGCGCTGGCTGGGCATGCACGGCTACCTGCAGCGCAAGAGCTAG